The Methylophilus sp. TWE2 region CGGCCAGCATGACATGCTCTAACTGATCAAGTTGAGACTTAATCGCTTCTTTAATGACGGGCTGGTTATGACCAAATAAATTGACCCACCAACTACTGACAGCGTCGAGGTAACCCTTGCCGTCGCTATCAAACAACCAGGCACCTTCGCCACGCGCAATCGGCACCAAAGGGTAACGTTCGTGATGTTTCATTTGCGTGCAAGGGTGCCAGACGGCTTGCAGGGAGCGTTGTAATAAATCAGGGTTGTTCAATGGTAATCCACTTCTCTTTGGTGCTTAATCGCTAGCACCAGCACTAAATTTGCGAGCTCATCATATTGATAGCGCGCCAAATAGCCTGTGCTGCCATGCGAGATCACTAACTCTCTTAAACCGTTTGGTAGCTGCCTGCCAACTAAAGGATGCTTTTTTAACAAATCAATACCATCACTTATCACAAACAAAATGTGATTCGCCAACTCGAGATTATCTTGATGAAACATGCTAAGCCTAATCAAATCTTCTCGCGCATCAAGCGCATATTCCACTCGGCAGAGTTGCTGGCTCATTTTTTATCTTTTACTGGAATCAAATCGGGCAGAGGCTGACCATTCAGCTTTGCTCGCACATACGCATGCACGTCCTCAGCCGCATAAGAAATACCAGTTTCACGATAATGCTGTAGAGATGCCTCAGCCCGTGCCATAAATGCGCGCTCTTGTTCTTCACGTGCGGCCTTTTCTGCAATGGCTTCTAGCATAAATGCGTGAGCAGTTTTGTCTGTGTTTGACACTAAGTTACTCACACGGTCTTTTAAACTATCGGGTAACTTTAAGCTGGTGGTTGCCATGATTTTTTCCTCAAAGTGAAAAAGTGTTACCAAAGTAACACCCCAACCTTTGCCTGTCAAATGCTGCTTTGTGCTATAGTGCGCATCTTATTGATTTATATGCATTATCCATGCAAAAAACCCGCAAACACCTGGAAATGCTCGCCCCCGCCAAAAATGCCGAGTATGGCATTGAAGCGATTAACCATGGCGCTGACGCCGTGTATATCGGTGGCCCGGCCTTTGGCGCGCGCGCCAAGGCACCAAACACCGTGCAGGACATCGCGCGCCTGGTGCAGCATGCACACCGCTTTCATGCGGAAGTGTTTGTGGCGTTGAATACCATTTTTCATGACAATGAGCTGGAAGGCGTGCGCCAGTTGGTGCATCAGCTCTACGACTCTGGCGTCGACGCGCTGATTGTGCAGGATATGGGTTTGCTAGAACTGGACTTGCCGCCGATCCAACTGCACGCCAGTACGCAGACTGATATCCGTACAGTTGAAAAAGCACAGTTTCTGGACCAAGTAGGGTTTAGCCAGATCGTGCTGGCGCGGGAACTGGATATCGCCACCGTCAGAAAAATCGCCGATGCGACCACGGCCAATCTCGAATATTTTATTCACGGTGCCTTGTGTGTTGCATTTAGCGGCCAATGCTTCATCAGCCATGCGCATACCGGCCGCAGCGCCAACCGTGGCGAATGCTCACAGGAGTGCCGCCTGCCCTACACGCTGGAAGACCAGAAGGGCCGCATTATCGGCAAAGACAAACACTACCTGTCGATGAAAGATAATGACCAGAGCGCCAACTTGCGCGCCCTGATTGCGGCAGGGGTGAGCAGCTTTAAAATTGAGGGCCGCTACAAAGACTTACCGTATGTGAAAAATGCCACCGCGCATTACCGCCAGTTACTCGATGAGATTCTGGAAGAGATGCCCGAGTATTCAAAATCGTCAGGCGGGCATGCGACCTACACGTTTACACCACAACCGGAAAAAACCTTTAACCGCAGTGCCACCGATTATTTTGCCAATGGCCGCCAGGCGGATATTGGCGCCTTTGATACGCCAAAATTTGCTGGCGAAGAACTCGGCAGAGTGCGCAAGGTGGGCAAAGATTTTATTGATGTCGCCACTGAGATTGAACTACACAATGGCGACGGCGTGTGCTTTTTTGACGTGCACAAAGAGCTGGTGGGTTTACGCGTAAACATCGTGCAAGCACTGGACAAATATACCCAACGCTTATTCCCTAACGAAATGCCGGCGGATATCCGCAACAACACCCAGCTTTACCGCAACCGCGATCATGCCTTTATGCGCTTGCTAGAGAAAGACTCTGCGACACGCAAAATTGCGCTGAATGCCGTGTTGTATGAAACACGTGACGGCTTTGCATTGACGCTGACCGATGAACAAGGCTTTAGCGCAACCGCGCAATGTGATGCAGAAAAACAACCTGCCAATGATGCAGAAAAAGCCGCCGTTTCACTGCGGGAAAATCTGTCCAAACTAGGCAATACAGACTTTGTTGCGCAAGAGATCAGCCTGGAACTTACTCAAGCCTGGTTCTTGCCCGCCTCCGTGGTCAATCAGCTTCGCCGTGAAGCCATCGAAGAACTGCAAGCTATCCGCACGCTAGGCTATGAGCGCCCGACATTAAGAAAAGCAGCCGAGCCGCCTGCGATTTATCCGCAAGATAGCCTGAGTTATCTGGCTAACGTCTATAACCAAAAAGCGCGTGACTTTTACCATAAGCATGGCGTCAAACTGATTGCCAGCGCTTATGAAGCCAATGAAGAACTGGATGAAGTGCCAGTGATGATTACCAAACATTGCCTGCGCTTTAGCCATGGCTTGTGCCCAAAAGAAGCCAAAGGCGTGATTGGCGTGCAAGGCACAGTGACCGCCGAGCCGATGACGCTGATCAGCGGTAAAGACAGATATACGCTCAAATTTGACTGCAAACCTTGCGAGATGCATGTCATGGGCAAAGTGCGCAAACATATTCTGCAAATGCCGCCGCCACAACCGATTACGTTTTTTGATAAACGCCCGGTATGAATGATGCCTGATGGGGAGCCTGAGACAGGATGAATGAATATACCTATCTGCTGAAAGTCGCGATTGCACTGATTGCCATTGTGAACCCCATCGGCTGCCTGCCTATTTTCATCAGCGCAACCAGTGGCTGGAGCAAGGTCGAGCGTGCACGTACAGCACGTACGGTGGCGATCACAGTCATGATCGTACTCTGCGTCTCCGCCTTTATCGGCGACAAGATTCTTGATTTCTTTGGCATCACTATTCCGTCTTTCCAGGTCGGTGGAGGAATATTACTGCTGCTGATTTCCATCTCAATGATGCACGGCAAACAAAGCGCCACACGACAGACACCAGAAGAAGCCCAAGACTTAAGCGAACGCGAAGTGATTGCCATTGTGCCACTCAGCATCCCCTTGCTGGCAGGCCCTGGCGCCATTTCAAGCATGATCCTCACTGCGCAACAGCATCCAGGTTTTTGGGGGCACCTGAGCCTGGTGATCCCTATTGCGCTGATTTCACTGTTCATATGGGGCCTGCTACAACTGGCGGATGGCATTACGCACTACTTGGGTAAAACCGGTATTAATATTGTCACACGCCTGATGGGCTTGATTCTGGCCGCTATGGCCGTGGAATTTATTGCGCATGGCTTGTCTGGCCTGTTTCCACAATTAGTCACTGCTGCATAACCACAAGGCAGTCTAAATTACCCCTCCCTCAATCAATCGCTTAGCGGTAAAATAACGCTTTTAACGAAACCTGCCTATCTTGAGTTCTTCCGTTCTACAACCCTCTAAATCTTCACACCAATGGAAACCTAACGTGACCGTGGCGGCAATCATTGAGCAGGACGGCAAGTTTTTACTGGTTGAAGAAACCACAGACCGCGGCAATCGATTTAATCAGCCGGCTGGTCATTTGGAAGAGGGCGAAACGATTATTGCAGCTGCGATTCGTGAGACGCTTGAAGAGACGGCTTATGATTTCACGCCTGAGGCTTTGGTAGGCATTTACCACTGGCAGCATCCGCTCAACGGCATTACCTATTTGCGTTTTGCCTTTACCGGCAAATTGGGGACGCATTATTCAGAGCAGGGGTTGGATGATGGCATTATTCGCACCGTATGGAAAACAGAGGCAGAAATTGCAGCTGAAGGCGAGCTCATGCGTAGCCCGCAAGTATTGTTGTGTGTGCAGGACTACCTCGCTGGAAAACGTTATTCTTTAGACATTTTGAAGCATTTGGGCCAAGCATTATGAGTAAGCCACATGTCATCGTCGGGTTGTCCGGCGGTGTTGATTCCTCCGTCACAGCCTTGTTGTTGAAACAACAAGGTTACCAGGTCACTGGTTTGTTTATGAAAAACTGGGAAGACGATGATAATGATGAGTATTGTTCTTCACGCCAAGATTTGATCGACGCTGTTTCGGCCGCTGATATAATTGGTATCGATATCGAAACCGTGAATTTTAGCGCCGAGTATAAAGAGCGAGTGTTTGCTAACTTTTTACAGGAATACCAGGCAGGCCGCACGCCTAACCCGGATATTCTGTGTAACGCAGAAATCAAATTTAAGGCCTTTCTTGACCACGCCATGGGGATGGGCGCAGACCTGATTGCCACCGGCCATTACGCACAGGTGCGTGAAAACCCGATTGAGCCTGGCAATTATCAACTGCTTAAAGCCGATGACGGCAGCAAAGATCAGAGCTACTTTTTGTCGCGCCTTAATCAGGCGCAACTCTCAAAAACACTGTTCCCACTAGGTAAATATCTCAAACGCGAAGTGCGTGAAATTGCCCGCGCACACGGGCTGGCCAATGCCGAGAAAAAGGATTCAACCGGCATCTGTTTTATCGGCGAACGTCCGTTTCAGGAATTTTTGCAGCGTTACCTGCCACGCCATCCTGGCGTCATGCGTACGCCTGAAGGCAAAGTAGTCGGCGAGCATGAAGGCTTGATGTATTACACCATTGGTCAGCGTCAGGGTCTTAAAATCGGTGGCAGCCGCGAAAGCAATGGCGAGCCATGGTTTGTCGCAGCCAAACATATGGCCGATAACGAACTGATTGTGGTGCAAGGTCATGATCATCCGCTTCTGCAAAGTGATGGTTTGAAGGCCGGGCAATTACACTGGATCAGCGGCGAACAACCGCGTACCAATTGGGTGTATGCCGCTAAAACGCGTTACCGCCAACCTGACGCACCTTGTGAAGTAGATGCTGTTAACGAGGAAGAAGCCACGATTCGTTTTGGCCAGCATCAGTGGGCAATCACTCCCGGTCAAAGTGTGGTGGTATATGAAAGCAACGTGTGTCTGGGTGGCGGGATTATCACAGGCGCGATTTAGCCATCTAAAAGGCATGGTTATTGCTTATGCTTCCATAATGTAATGACAACGAACCGCCAAGTGACGAGGAATGACACCTTATGGCCTACATCTTAAAAAATAACGAAGGCGTAATTATTGCAGCAAGCCCGGATACGCAAGTGGCGGCGGACTGGTTAGCGGTGGAAAATACAGATACTGAATACCTGGCTTTTTTAGATAATGAATTAAAAAAGCACCATACCTTCCGTGAGAGTGACATTCAACTGGCGCGAGTGCTGGAAGACCTGATCAGCATTTTGATTGACCGTAGCCTGATCAGTTATACAGACTTCCCTAGTGCCGCCCAGAAACGGTTAAATGAACGCCAGAGTCTGCGGCATAAAAACAAGCTGAGCCTGCTTGGCGACGACGACGTGACCCCGCTGTAATCTCAATAAGTCATTTCGACCAGAAACTTCACATTACGTCCGGGGCCGTACATACCCAAGCCTCCCATGGTCCCGTCCAGGCGATAAAGTTCATTTTTGAGGTTCTCACCGATCAATCTTAGTGTCATGTGTTCATTAGCTCTCCACCGGATACCAGCGTTCCACAACTCATAGCCATCCTGCATCCCAAACTGTGGATTAGACACAGCTGTCCCACTTGCTAATACAGTTCTTTCCGACACCTTTCTATATGTCAAATTCATATCTATATCTTTTAAGATTTCGGTACCGATATTGATATTGAGCGCATTCCCAGGCACTGTAAATAATGGAATTTGCGTGGCTCCATTAAACAACTCACCATTAATACGTGAATAGGCAGTGCGCATATAAAAATTACGATATTGCAAGAAACTTTCAATCTCCACTCCATTTCTGCGTTCCCATCCATTTTGAGTGATTCTTCCATCAGCCTCTTCTCTTAATGACAGCAACAAATGAGATGTATAGGTATGGTAAAAGTTAAACTTTCCTGAAAACCAAACATCTGTATTTAGCAAATGTGGATTCTGATAACTGACCCCGACTTCGGTTGACTCAGACAGTTGCGGCTGATATAGCTCCCCGCATATCTGGGAGGCAGGTCCATTTGCAGGCATTGCACCAGCGGTACATAAACTAAAATTTCCCTGCGTAAAATACTCATCAATTAATGGCGGCCTAAAGCCTTGTCCGTAATTAGTATAAAACGTTAATTTTTCCGGTTTGTTTTTGGAGAAAAGATCATAGGCCAGACCTAAACTCCAGGTTTCCTCTTTAAATTTTATTTTGCTATTTTGGTTGTAGGGCTCAAGCAGTGCCAAAGTACCGCCATCAGCCTTCACCTCGTAACTATCATTTCGATAACCTGGTGTCACACTAAATTGACCAATTTGAAGTTTGGGTTGCAAGTAAATTGCATTAAATGATTTACTTCCCGGCGGCGCAGAAGCATTGAAACCGTTGGGATATTGCGTTGTTTGAGTAGTGCTAAGTCGATTATCAAAAAAACGCTCAATTTCCCTTTCGCTTGAATTGTACTGATATCCAGCAAGCAAGGAAGCAATCACAGAGTCGCTTTCAAAAAGCACGGCAAGATTATTAATATCAACAGTTTTTGTTTTGTACTTATAAGTATCGGTCAAATTCCCACGGCAGATGTTGGTGTTTGATGGATTG contains the following coding sequences:
- a CDS encoding type II toxin-antitoxin system RelE/ParE family toxin, translated to MSQQLCRVEYALDAREDLIRLSMFHQDNLELANHILFVISDGIDLLKKHPLVGRQLPNGLRELVISHGSTGYLARYQYDELANLVLVLAIKHQREVDYH
- a CDS encoding U32 family peptidase, translated to MQKTRKHLEMLAPAKNAEYGIEAINHGADAVYIGGPAFGARAKAPNTVQDIARLVQHAHRFHAEVFVALNTIFHDNELEGVRQLVHQLYDSGVDALIVQDMGLLELDLPPIQLHASTQTDIRTVEKAQFLDQVGFSQIVLARELDIATVRKIADATTANLEYFIHGALCVAFSGQCFISHAHTGRSANRGECSQECRLPYTLEDQKGRIIGKDKHYLSMKDNDQSANLRALIAAGVSSFKIEGRYKDLPYVKNATAHYRQLLDEILEEMPEYSKSSGGHATYTFTPQPEKTFNRSATDYFANGRQADIGAFDTPKFAGEELGRVRKVGKDFIDVATEIELHNGDGVCFFDVHKELVGLRVNIVQALDKYTQRLFPNEMPADIRNNTQLYRNRDHAFMRLLEKDSATRKIALNAVLYETRDGFALTLTDEQGFSATAQCDAEKQPANDAEKAAVSLRENLSKLGNTDFVAQEISLELTQAWFLPASVVNQLRREAIEELQAIRTLGYERPTLRKAAEPPAIYPQDSLSYLANVYNQKARDFYHKHGVKLIASAYEANEELDEVPVMITKHCLRFSHGLCPKEAKGVIGVQGTVTAEPMTLISGKDRYTLKFDCKPCEMHVMGKVRKHILQMPPPQPITFFDKRPV
- a CDS encoding YchE family NAAT transporter, with product MNEYTYLLKVAIALIAIVNPIGCLPIFISATSGWSKVERARTARTVAITVMIVLCVSAFIGDKILDFFGITIPSFQVGGGILLLLISISMMHGKQSATRQTPEEAQDLSEREVIAIVPLSIPLLAGPGAISSMILTAQQHPGFWGHLSLVIPIALISLFIWGLLQLADGITHYLGKTGINIVTRLMGLILAAMAVEFIAHGLSGLFPQLVTAA
- a CDS encoding NUDIX hydrolase — encoded protein: MAAIIEQDGKFLLVEETTDRGNRFNQPAGHLEEGETIIAAAIRETLEETAYDFTPEALVGIYHWQHPLNGITYLRFAFTGKLGTHYSEQGLDDGIIRTVWKTEAEIAAEGELMRSPQVLLCVQDYLAGKRYSLDILKHLGQAL
- the mnmA gene encoding tRNA 2-thiouridine(34) synthase MnmA encodes the protein MSKPHVIVGLSGGVDSSVTALLLKQQGYQVTGLFMKNWEDDDNDEYCSSRQDLIDAVSAADIIGIDIETVNFSAEYKERVFANFLQEYQAGRTPNPDILCNAEIKFKAFLDHAMGMGADLIATGHYAQVRENPIEPGNYQLLKADDGSKDQSYFLSRLNQAQLSKTLFPLGKYLKREVREIARAHGLANAEKKDSTGICFIGERPFQEFLQRYLPRHPGVMRTPEGKVVGEHEGLMYYTIGQRQGLKIGGSRESNGEPWFVAAKHMADNELIVVQGHDHPLLQSDGLKAGQLHWISGEQPRTNWVYAAKTRYRQPDAPCEVDAVNEEEATIRFGQHQWAITPGQSVVVYESNVCLGGGIITGAI
- a CDS encoding TonB-dependent receptor domain-containing protein — its product is MKNNKLILVGLDILQICLCFWVFTAAGHAAEQVSESTVAEVEATIQNEQAEKKNEDTENVDTLPEVSVTDKKVKEESGINSTLPTTTITTEQLQRNQPSNIFDAVRSVPSVSISGGPRPSGMTFSIRGYADNEDVMVKVDGVQKGFEKYRMGGTFIEPELLKSIEVQRGPQIASGSGSLGGTIIASTKSAEDFLRPGQKYGGKVKFGYSNNNDEYTRSYLVYGRPDERVDILYNYSNRHSNNITLGDGTKLDDSAIESISHLLKVSLFPVEDIELVTSVVKFEDTGLQPYDATGGQPGFFGNVIRSIDDLTWSESLHYEPVHPWINLKATIGAGHTNLQDLMRPGMSSFNSAQPLCDGIVYRPNPSNTNICRGNLTDTYKYKTKTVDINNLAVLFESDSVIASLLAGYQYNSSEREIERFFDNRLSTTQTTQYPNGFNASAPPGSKSFNAIYLQPKLQIGQFSVTPGYRNDSYEVKADGGTLALLEPYNQNSKIKFKEETWSLGLAYDLFSKNKPEKLTFYTNYGQGFRPPLIDEYFTQGNFSLCTAGAMPANGPASQICGELYQPQLSESTEVGVSYQNPHLLNTDVWFSGKFNFYHTYTSHLLLSLREEADGRITQNGWERRNGVEIESFLQYRNFYMRTAYSRINGELFNGATQIPLFTVPGNALNINIGTEILKDIDMNLTYRKVSERTVLASGTAVSNPQFGMQDGYELWNAGIRWRANEHMTLRLIGENLKNELYRLDGTMGGLGMYGPGRNVKFLVEMTY